Proteins encoded within one genomic window of Empedobacter falsenii:
- a CDS encoding RidA family protein, with the protein MTTNKIIRLIPNNIPTPVGNYSHVTIIPRNSDLYTFSGQIGIDNNGTTPENFNEQVILTFKNIKELLNSQDLDAENVIKVNIWATEEIDWEFFDQEWENLFKKNHPSMTIAYITALGLPELKIEIEIWAAK; encoded by the coding sequence ATGACTACAAACAAAATAATTCGATTAATCCCTAACAATATTCCTACACCAGTTGGAAACTATTCACATGTTACAATAATTCCTAGAAACTCAGATTTATATACTTTTTCGGGGCAAATTGGAATAGATAACAACGGTACAACACCCGAAAATTTTAATGAACAAGTTATCTTAACATTTAAGAACATAAAAGAACTTTTGAATAGTCAAGATTTGGATGCAGAAAATGTAATTAAAGTGAATATTTGGGCTACAGAAGAAATAGATTGGGAGTTTTTCGATCAAGAATGGGAAAATTTATTTAAGAAAAATCATCCTTCAATGACAATTGCATATATAACTGCATTAGGGCTTCCGGAACTGAAAATTGAAATCGAAATTTGGGCTGCAAAATAG
- a CDS encoding GIY-YIG nuclease family protein, which translates to MTRRLEPLDRVRELGDASVPFRFDVHAMIYSDEARTLEYELHKAFADKAVNLFNNRREFFNVTLQEIKEKIVELGFEAEFITDAEAMEYRESLLLKEQSTLEPIEMIEEEFPTSLM; encoded by the coding sequence ATGACAAGAAGGTTAGAACCTTTGGATAGGGTACGAGAATTAGGAGATGCCTCAGTTCCATTTCGATTTGATGTTCATGCCATGATTTATAGTGATGAAGCCAGAACCTTAGAATATGAATTGCATAAAGCTTTTGCAGATAAAGCAGTCAATTTGTTTAATAATAGAAGAGAGTTTTTTAATGTAACTCTTCAAGAAATTAAAGAAAAGATAGTAGAGTTAGGTTTTGAAGCTGAATTTATAACAGATGCGGAAGCTATGGAATATAGAGAATCATTACTACTAAAAGAACAATCAACTTTAGAACCGATTGAAATGATTGAAGAAGAATTTCCAACGAGTTTAATGTAA
- a CDS encoding GNAT family N-acetyltransferase — protein sequence MEFNIKKVGLNDLDTTAKLFNLYRIFYRQADDYEKCKQFIKERMDNDQSNIFVVYADGKAVGFVQLYKLYHYIKLAKQWLLSDLFVHPDYRGKGLSVALIDRAKQWCDETGACGLMLETEKTNDIGNQLYPRCGFEYDGKHNYYYWWK from the coding sequence ATGGAGTTCAACATCAAAAAAGTAGGTCTAAACGATTTAGACACCACAGCAAAATTATTTAACCTTTATCGGATTTTCTATCGTCAAGCGGACGATTACGAAAAGTGTAAGCAATTCATTAAGGAACGAATGGACAACGACCAATCAAACATTTTTGTCGTGTATGCAGACGGCAAAGCTGTTGGTTTTGTGCAGTTGTACAAATTGTATCATTACATCAAATTAGCAAAGCAATGGTTATTGAGCGATTTGTTTGTACACCCCGATTACAGAGGCAAAGGGCTTTCGGTAGCATTGATAGACAGAGCAAAACAATGGTGCGATGAAACTGGTGCTTGCGGGCTAATGCTTGAAACTGAAAAAACAAACGACATTGGCAATCAATTATATCCACGTTGCGGTTTTGAATATGACGGTAAGCACAATTATTACTATTGGTGGAAGTAA
- a CDS encoding AAA family ATPase: MNVFNLIINDKEQVSLNDIFLDEANRQKFEQLIKEHKYNEELSQYGLPVNNKILLHGNSGCGKTMTAKAIANTLGKNILILNLSNVVCSRIGETSQNIKQVFDKAGREKAVLFLDEFDQIAKARGNDDKDVGEMRRLVNTLIQLIDYYPEKALLLCATNHPEIIDTALLRRFQLRINFEIPIPEVLDEYYNKLLSRFPVALQNIERKYNVSFAEAKDHTFTAVKTILINELEEKSICQTETISHLQ, encoded by the coding sequence ATGAATGTATTTAACCTTATCATAAACGACAAAGAGCAGGTATCATTAAACGATATATTTCTGGATGAAGCCAACAGACAAAAGTTTGAACAGCTGATAAAGGAACATAAATACAATGAAGAATTAAGCCAATACGGACTGCCTGTAAATAATAAAATATTGCTTCACGGTAATTCGGGTTGTGGCAAAACAATGACCGCCAAAGCTATTGCAAATACGTTAGGCAAAAATATTCTCATACTCAATTTGAGTAATGTAGTATGTTCACGTATAGGCGAAACATCGCAGAACATCAAACAGGTATTTGACAAAGCAGGTCGGGAAAAAGCCGTTTTGTTTTTAGATGAATTTGACCAAATCGCAAAAGCAAGAGGTAACGATGATAAAGACGTAGGCGAAATGCGAAGATTGGTAAATACCTTAATACAGTTGATAGACTACTATCCCGAAAAGGCATTATTACTATGTGCAACCAACCACCCAGAAATTATTGATACAGCTTTGTTAAGGCGGTTTCAGCTACGGATAAATTTTGAAATACCAATACCCGAAGTTTTAGACGAGTATTATAACAAGCTATTATCCCGATTTCCAGTAGCGTTACAGAACATAGAACGTAAATACAACGTTTCATTTGCAGAAGCCAAAGACCATACGTTTACGGCTGTAAAAACGATACTGATAAATGAATTGGAAGAAAAATCAATCTGTCAAACCGAAACGATATCCCATCTGCAATAA
- a CDS encoding GNAT family N-acetyltransferase, protein MENEIQIREMKEQDIPELLRLMEAIVVYEGDTDFSLSENDLLSRGFGTNPQFGAIVAETGNSKLVGIAVYYTIPFMHNLKPSLMLKWLYVDTNQRGKNIGKRLLKGLAQYALNNGYKKFNWLVLANNINAQKFYKSLGSKPDDKWIRWTITPEKMEALAK, encoded by the coding sequence ATGGAAAATGAAATACAAATCAGAGAAATGAAAGAGCAGGATATTCCAGAACTTTTGCGGTTAATGGAAGCGATTGTTGTATATGAGGGCGATACAGATTTTAGCCTTTCAGAAAACGACTTGTTAAGTCGTGGATTTGGAACAAACCCTCAATTCGGTGCTATCGTTGCAGAGACAGGGAACAGTAAACTTGTAGGTATTGCTGTTTATTATACCATTCCTTTTATGCACAATCTAAAACCTTCTTTAATGCTTAAATGGTTATATGTCGATACTAACCAAAGAGGCAAAAATATTGGTAAAAGATTACTGAAAGGTCTTGCTCAATATGCCCTCAATAATGGATATAAAAAATTTAATTGGTTAGTTCTTGCCAATAATATTAACGCTCAGAAATTTTATAAAAGTTTGGGGTCAAAGCCAGATGATAAATGGATACGGTGGACTATTACTCCCGAAAAAATGGAAGCATTAGCAAAGTAA
- a CDS encoding efflux RND transporter periplasmic adaptor subunit has translation MKKYILMLCTSLVIMSCNKEETKPEVEQKATISTSILKLTDAQLKNFEIDTISLRHQNLPTTIRLNAKTAVTPENTISITNAFGGYVKRIALIPGNYVNKGQVLVVLEDPQYIQMQEDYLTTKALLEQANADYVRQKDLNAEQAASDKVMQQAKATRQSLMVKKSSLEQKLRLMNINPSSVSLSNIRRTINVYAPISGMVSQVFANTGQYISPADAMLEIINPDRSLLNVKVFEKDLSNIQIGQFLKAYTNAKPDQKLDAQITSISNQVNEDGTVDVFARITNANGTRLTANMYFNIELQVNSLNANVLPEEAVIQFEGKDYVFERQTKNQFRLVPVEIGGSANKMIEIKSPQNSGKVYVSKGAYYLLTAMKNSGEEE, from the coding sequence ATGAAAAAATATATCTTAATGCTTTGTACATCTCTTGTTATAATGAGTTGTAACAAAGAAGAAACAAAACCCGAAGTAGAGCAAAAAGCAACTATTTCTACCTCAATATTAAAGTTGACAGATGCTCAATTAAAGAATTTTGAAATAGATACTATCTCTTTACGTCATCAGAATTTACCTACAACTATTCGGCTGAATGCAAAGACGGCTGTAACCCCAGAGAATACTATATCTATCACCAATGCTTTTGGTGGTTATGTGAAACGAATTGCATTAATTCCAGGAAATTATGTGAATAAAGGACAAGTTTTAGTGGTTTTAGAAGATCCGCAGTATATCCAAATGCAGGAAGATTATCTCACAACAAAAGCTTTGTTAGAGCAGGCTAATGCAGATTATGTTCGTCAAAAGGATTTGAATGCAGAGCAAGCAGCAAGTGACAAAGTGATGCAACAAGCGAAAGCGACACGTCAATCGTTGATGGTAAAGAAAAGTTCGTTGGAACAGAAACTTAGGTTAATGAATATCAATCCTTCTTCAGTCTCGTTGAGTAATATTAGACGTACCATCAATGTTTATGCACCAATTAGCGGAATGGTGAGTCAGGTTTTTGCGAATACAGGACAATATATTTCGCCAGCAGATGCGATGTTAGAAATTATTAATCCTGATCGTTCTTTATTGAACGTAAAAGTATTTGAAAAAGATCTAAGTAACATTCAGATTGGTCAATTTTTGAAAGCTTATACCAATGCAAAACCAGATCAAAAGTTAGATGCGCAAATCACTTCAATTTCTAATCAAGTGAATGAAGATGGAACGGTTGATGTTTTTGCACGAATTACGAATGCGAATGGAACGCGATTAACAGCGAATATGTATTTCAATATTGAATTGCAAGTGAATTCGCTTAATGCGAATGTTTTACCAGAAGAAGCTGTAATTCAGTTTGAAGGAAAAGATTATGTGTTCGAAAGACAAACTAAAAATCAGTTTCGATTAGTTCCTGTAGAAATAGGAGGTTCTGCGAATAAAATGATTGAAATAAAATCTCCTCAAAATTCAGGAAAAGTCTATGTTTCGAAAGGAGCATATTATCTTTTGACTGCGATGAAAAATAGTGGAGAAGAGGAGTAG
- a CDS encoding YggS family pyridoxal phosphate-dependent enzyme, whose translation MNEEILNNITDIRKRINNACINSNRNSNEIKLLLATKTVPAERIKIALQAGYTLIAENKVQELKEKNESLKEILHTNHFIGHLQTNKIKDLLKYNVSCIQSLDRWDLAKKIHQRLEFENKTIEVLIQVNTSFEESKFGVGPDNAIELVKQVAKLETLKIKGLMTIGLFSAETEKVRKCFRLLKDVQQKIVALNLPNVEMQELSMGMSGDMEIAIEEGATIIRVGTAIFGKRIYPDSYYWNETIK comes from the coding sequence ATGAACGAAGAAATTTTAAACAATATTACCGATATTCGGAAGCGAATAAATAATGCCTGTATAAATAGTAACAGAAATTCTAATGAGATAAAACTGTTATTGGCAACCAAAACTGTACCTGCCGAACGTATAAAAATTGCATTACAAGCAGGATATACATTAATAGCCGAAAACAAGGTACAGGAACTTAAAGAGAAAAACGAATCATTAAAAGAAATTCTGCACACTAATCATTTCATTGGGCATTTGCAAACAAACAAAATTAAAGATCTTTTGAAATATAATGTATCCTGTATTCAATCGCTTGATCGTTGGGATCTAGCAAAAAAAATCCATCAACGATTAGAATTTGAAAACAAAACCATAGAAGTGTTAATACAAGTAAATACTTCTTTTGAAGAAAGCAAATTTGGTGTTGGTCCCGATAATGCAATAGAACTAGTAAAGCAGGTAGCAAAGTTGGAAACTCTAAAAATAAAAGGTTTGATGACCATAGGTTTATTTAGTGCCGAAACCGAAAAGGTGCGTAAGTGTTTTCGATTGCTCAAAGATGTTCAACAGAAAATTGTGGCTTTAAACCTACCTAACGTAGAAATGCAGGAATTGTCAATGGGAATGAGTGGAGATATGGAAATAGCCATTGAGGAGGGAGCAACGATTATAAGAGTGGGCACAGCAATATTTGGAAAAAGAATTTATCCCGACAGTTATTATTGGAATGAGACTATAAAATAA
- a CDS encoding CusA/CzcA family heavy metal efflux RND transporter: protein MLNKIIDFSIKNKFIVGLFTLALLVFGIYDATKLPIDAQPDITSNQVQIITVAPSFSAEDIERLVTFPIEQANSNIGGITEIRSFSRFGLSLVTIVFDDNTDVYWARQQVSERLIQVQNEIPEGIGEPQLGPISTGLGEIYQYVVRPAEGYEDQYDETELRTIQDWIVRRQLLGVPGVADVSSFGGKLKQYEIAIDPQRLQSFNLTINDLFDALSENNQNTGGAYIEKGPTSLFIRSEGLIGKIEDIENILVKRSQSGTPILLRDVADVKTGFATRYGAMTYNDTGEVSGAIVMMLKGANSNEVVKNVQERIEEIKKTLPEGVVIEPFLDRKKMVDNTIHTVETNLLEGALIVVFILVLFLGNLRAGFIVASVIPLALLFAIIMMNIFGVGGNLMSLGALDFGLIVDGAVIIVEAAMHQLAHNKKFGLKNKLTQTEMDQTVGSSAKKMVNSAVFGQIIILIVYLPIFTLQGIEGKMFKPMAQTVAFALIGAFILSLTYVPMMTSLFLSKKKKVKPNLSDRVMAKIEIFHQKYLIKALKVRTIILAIVLSLFAIAVFVMSRLGGEFIPALEEGDFAVEARILLGSNITTTKEYTTKAAKILKDEFPEVEMVVTKIGSGEIPTDPMPMDTGDMIIVLKPKKEWTSATTFPELSDKMSKALEDVPGLSTGFQFPVQMRFNELMTGARQDVVVKIFGENLDSLANNADKLGKIINTVKGAQDLYIEPINGIPQVVIEFDRALLAQYGLSIGEANRIINMAFAGQSTGMVFEGEKRFDMVVRLAEDKRENIEDIRNLLIPTASGIQIPLNQLAKVDYKNTPNQIQREDAKRRIVVGFNVKGRDIESVVQELQQKVDAQVKLPTGYYATYGGAFENLNHAKARLGIAVPVALVLIFVLLFFAFKSIKESLLIYTAIPLSSIGGILFLAARDMPFSISAGVGFIALFGIAVLNGIVLISEYNRLRDNGIKNTTRIVIMGTRTRLRPVLMTAAVASLGFLPMALSNGSGAEVQRPLATVVIGGLMGATFLTLFVLPILYVMFENIHFKKKSTRHKSIPTAILLVLVLFGATANAQERMSFDEVVKLADANNLEIKQAELTTVYHEKNVFANRSLSPLDIAAEFGQVNSGEFDNKFTISQSFQFPVVFKRQKALNEQMISTSKANEQLTKVEIKQRLANLYVNMQNTEYQQDLLKENEWIYQEFLKKANLRLKKGESNRSEVSTAIIQLKSIQNQLRLVENELENESRQIQFLTNSSFKIYPTKDGVNWNEIAGLSVSGTHPMLKLAEENIQTSTLETEVEKSKKVPVLTVGYSNQSFSDLDKNRYNSFQVGVGLPLFNRGINSSIEASKVKTDLAKQAYTLQQSKLQQDFDVLKNKVNAYEEMVGDFEQSQLPAANDLQKTINRQLLEGEINFLDWVILNNQIIEVKTKFLEAKNLRNQAYAAMTFYTAQ, encoded by the coding sequence CCTTCTTTTAGTGCAGAAGATATAGAACGCTTGGTGACTTTTCCTATCGAACAAGCTAATTCTAATATTGGTGGAATTACCGAAATTCGTAGTTTCTCTCGTTTTGGTTTATCATTGGTAACCATTGTTTTTGATGACAATACAGATGTTTATTGGGCGCGACAACAAGTAAGTGAACGGTTGATTCAGGTTCAAAATGAGATTCCAGAAGGTATTGGTGAACCACAACTTGGTCCAATTTCGACAGGGTTAGGGGAAATCTATCAATATGTTGTTCGTCCTGCCGAAGGTTACGAAGATCAATATGATGAAACTGAATTAAGAACAATTCAAGACTGGATTGTTCGTCGTCAACTTTTGGGCGTTCCTGGAGTAGCGGATGTGAGTAGTTTCGGTGGAAAATTGAAACAATACGAAATAGCGATTGATCCGCAACGTTTACAATCTTTTAATCTGACAATTAATGATTTATTTGATGCACTGAGCGAGAATAATCAAAATACAGGTGGAGCTTATATCGAAAAAGGTCCTACTTCTTTATTTATCCGTTCTGAAGGTTTAATTGGTAAAATAGAAGATATCGAAAATATTTTGGTCAAACGCTCGCAAAGCGGAACACCTATTTTATTGAGAGATGTTGCAGATGTAAAAACTGGTTTTGCTACACGCTATGGTGCAATGACATATAACGATACAGGTGAAGTTTCTGGTGCAATTGTTATGATGTTGAAAGGAGCTAATAGTAACGAAGTGGTGAAGAATGTACAAGAACGCATCGAAGAGATCAAAAAGACGTTACCTGAAGGAGTTGTTATTGAACCTTTCTTAGACCGTAAAAAAATGGTTGACAATACCATTCATACGGTTGAAACAAATTTACTTGAAGGAGCCTTAATCGTTGTCTTTATTTTAGTGCTTTTCTTAGGAAATTTACGTGCTGGTTTTATTGTAGCTTCTGTTATTCCTCTAGCCTTATTATTCGCGATTATTATGATGAATATTTTTGGTGTAGGTGGAAATTTGATGAGTCTAGGCGCATTAGATTTCGGATTAATTGTTGACGGAGCTGTGATTATTGTAGAAGCGGCGATGCATCAGTTAGCACACAACAAAAAGTTTGGGTTGAAGAACAAATTAACACAAACAGAAATGGATCAAACAGTTGGTTCTTCAGCTAAAAAAATGGTGAATTCGGCTGTTTTTGGTCAAATTATTATTCTAATTGTTTATTTACCAATTTTTACTTTACAAGGAATAGAAGGGAAAATGTTCAAACCAATGGCGCAAACAGTTGCTTTCGCATTGATTGGTGCATTTATTCTTTCGTTGACTTATGTTCCGATGATGACCAGCTTATTCTTAAGTAAAAAGAAGAAAGTGAAACCAAATTTATCGGATCGTGTAATGGCTAAAATTGAGATTTTCCATCAGAAATATTTAATCAAAGCCTTAAAAGTTCGTACTATTATTTTAGCAATTGTGCTTTCTCTATTTGCTATTGCTGTTTTTGTGATGTCTCGTTTAGGAGGTGAATTTATTCCAGCTTTAGAAGAAGGCGATTTTGCTGTAGAAGCACGTATTTTACTAGGAAGTAATATTACGACAACGAAAGAATATACGACCAAAGCTGCAAAAATCTTAAAAGATGAATTTCCTGAAGTTGAAATGGTTGTGACAAAAATTGGGAGTGGAGAGATTCCTACTGACCCAATGCCAATGGATACAGGAGATATGATTATTGTATTGAAACCTAAAAAAGAATGGACTTCTGCCACAACTTTTCCAGAATTATCGGATAAAATGAGTAAAGCTTTGGAAGATGTTCCAGGACTTTCAACGGGATTTCAATTTCCTGTTCAGATGCGTTTTAACGAATTAATGACAGGAGCACGACAAGATGTGGTGGTGAAAATATTTGGTGAAAATTTAGATAGTTTAGCCAATAATGCAGATAAATTAGGAAAAATAATCAATACTGTAAAAGGAGCGCAAGACTTATATATTGAACCAATTAATGGAATTCCGCAAGTTGTGATTGAGTTTGATCGCGCTTTATTAGCGCAATATGGATTGAGTATTGGAGAAGCAAATCGTATTATTAATATGGCTTTTGCAGGACAATCTACTGGAATGGTTTTCGAAGGTGAAAAACGTTTTGATATGGTGGTTCGTTTAGCAGAAGATAAACGCGAAAATATCGAAGATATTCGAAATTTATTGATTCCTACTGCTTCTGGAATTCAGATTCCATTGAATCAACTAGCAAAAGTAGATTATAAAAATACGCCAAATCAAATTCAGCGCGAAGATGCAAAACGTAGAATTGTTGTTGGATTTAATGTAAAAGGACGCGATATAGAGAGTGTTGTGCAAGAGTTGCAACAAAAGGTTGATGCTCAAGTCAAACTTCCTACAGGATATTATGCGACTTATGGTGGAGCTTTCGAAAATTTGAATCATGCAAAAGCTCGCTTAGGTATTGCTGTTCCAGTCGCCTTGGTTTTGATTTTTGTGTTGTTATTCTTTGCATTCAAATCAATCAAAGAAAGTTTATTAATTTATACAGCCATTCCGCTTTCTTCAATCGGTGGAATACTATTCTTAGCTGCGCGAGATATGCCTTTTAGTATCAGTGCTGGAGTTGGATTTATCGCCCTTTTTGGAATTGCTGTTCTAAACGGAATTGTATTAATCTCAGAATACAATCGTCTACGTGATAACGGAATTAAAAATACAACTCGAATTGTTATTATGGGAACACGAACTCGTCTTCGTCCCGTCCTAATGACAGCAGCTGTAGCCTCTTTAGGTTTCTTACCAATGGCTCTTAGTAATGGTTCGGGTGCAGAAGTTCAACGTCCATTAGCAACTGTTGTTATCGGAGGATTAATGGGTGCAACTTTTCTTACCCTTTTTGTTTTACCAATTTTATATGTTATGTTCGAAAATATTCATTTTAAAAAGAAATCAACTCGTCATAAATCAATTCCTACAGCTATTTTATTAGTTTTAGTTTTGTTTGGAGCAACTGCCAATGCGCAAGAACGTATGAGTTTTGATGAGGTTGTAAAATTAGCTGACGCGAATAACCTCGAAATTAAACAAGCAGAATTGACAACTGTTTATCACGAGAAAAATGTATTTGCCAATCGTTCGCTTTCACCTTTAGATATAGCTGCGGAATTTGGACAAGTGAATTCGGGTGAATTTGATAACAAATTTACTATTTCACAATCGTTTCAATTTCCTGTGGTTTTTAAACGTCAAAAAGCTTTGAACGAGCAAATGATCAGTACTTCTAAAGCAAATGAACAATTGACGAAAGTTGAGATTAAACAACGATTAGCCAATTTGTATGTCAATATGCAAAATACAGAATATCAACAAGATTTATTGAAAGAAAATGAATGGATTTACCAAGAGTTTTTGAAGAAAGCAAATTTACGTTTGAAAAAAGGTGAATCAAACCGAAGTGAGGTTTCAACGGCTATTATTCAGTTGAAATCGATTCAAAATCAATTGAGATTAGTTGAGAATGAATTAGAAAATGAATCAAGACAAATTCAATTTTTAACTAATTCATCATTCAAAATTTATCCAACAAAAGATGGTGTAAATTGGAATGAAATTGCAGGATTATCTGTTTCAGGTACACATCCAATGTTAAAATTAGCGGAAGAAAATATTCAGACTTCAACGCTGGAAACTGAAGTTGAGAAATCGAAAAAAGTTCCAGTTTTAACAGTTGGATATTCAAATCAAAGCTTTTCTGATTTGGACAAAAATCGATACAATTCTTTTCAAGTAGGAGTTGGCTTACCTTTATTTAATAGAGGAATTAATTCGTCAATCGAAGCCTCAAAAGTTAAAACTGATCTTGCAAAACAAGCGTATACTTTACAACAATCGAAGTTGCAACAAGATTTTGATGTATTAAAAAATAAAGTAAATGCTTACGAAGAAATGGTAGGGGATTTTGAACAATCTCAACTTCCTGCTGCGAATGATTTACAAAAAACAATTAATCGTCAATTACTAGAAGGAGAGATTAATTTTTTGGATTGGGTGATTCTGAATAATCAAATCATCGAAGTGAAAACAAAGTTTTTAGAAGCAAAGAATCTACGTAATCAGGCTTATGCCGCAATGACTTTTTATACTGCACAATAA
- the pdxR gene encoding MocR-like pyridoxine biosynthesis transcription factor PdxR, translating into MLPYEHIIIIDKESKIPIYRQIALSIINAIRNGTLKPGTYLPSSRELAKTLGIHRKTVIAGYEELEAQDWIMIFPRKHVAVSEHIPLLKPQKWGESNTSTPYENDLNVPFRIIEENKFSENGISYADVVIDDGHPDVRLSPIDDLLKMYRSLTSKKYAIKNANIGTTQGTLKLREVLVNYLSETRGLNIFPDNILITHGAQMSIYLSAQLLLGHTSTIIVGVPNYPIANKTFEETEAKIIEVTVDDKGIDTDAIKKICKRQKINAVYVIPHHHYPTTVTLSVERRMKLLELSQQYSFVIIEDDYDYDYHYASSPYLPLASGNHSGNVIYIGSFSKILDPALRIGFMVAPKNFIEQCTAFRKIVDVSGDGYMQNALASLIKEGELKRHLKKAKKIYHGRMDFLDVLLREKLDNYVSYTLPTGGMAIWLKVRSDLPVEQLYSNVKLHIIRIDETQNAFRFGFASLNEKELEQAVDTLRIELQKIESKCL; encoded by the coding sequence ATGTTACCATACGAACATATCATAATCATAGATAAAGAAAGCAAAATCCCTATTTATAGGCAGATTGCCTTATCCATTATTAACGCAATCAGAAACGGTACTCTGAAACCAGGAACGTACTTACCAAGTAGTCGGGAATTAGCCAAAACATTGGGTATACACCGAAAGACCGTAATTGCAGGTTATGAGGAATTGGAAGCACAAGATTGGATTATGATTTTTCCAAGAAAACACGTTGCTGTTTCGGAACATATTCCATTGCTTAAACCTCAAAAGTGGGGTGAATCTAATACGTCTACACCTTATGAAAATGATTTGAATGTACCTTTTAGAATTATAGAAGAAAACAAGTTTAGTGAAAATGGTATTTCGTATGCTGATGTAGTTATTGATGACGGACACCCTGACGTAAGATTATCTCCAATAGATGATTTATTAAAAATGTATCGTTCACTCACTTCAAAAAAATATGCTATTAAAAACGCAAATATTGGAACAACACAGGGGACTTTGAAACTTCGGGAAGTGTTGGTTAATTATTTGTCAGAAACAAGAGGGTTAAACATTTTTCCTGATAATATTTTAATTACGCACGGAGCACAAATGAGTATTTATTTGTCTGCTCAACTGCTTTTGGGACATACATCTACGATTATTGTAGGCGTTCCAAATTATCCTATTGCCAATAAAACATTTGAGGAAACCGAAGCGAAAATCATTGAGGTAACCGTAGATGATAAAGGTATTGATACCGATGCTATCAAAAAGATTTGCAAACGTCAGAAAATTAATGCTGTGTATGTCATTCCCCACCACCATTACCCTACAACAGTAACATTAAGCGTAGAACGTAGAATGAAACTTTTAGAACTATCTCAACAATATTCTTTTGTGATTATTGAAGATGATTACGATTATGATTATCATTATGCGTCTTCACCATATTTGCCTTTGGCAAGCGGTAATCATAGTGGAAACGTGATTTACATAGGCTCTTTTTCCAAAATATTAGACCCTGCTTTGCGTATAGGTTTTATGGTAGCTCCTAAAAATTTCATAGAACAATGTACAGCTTTCAGAAAAATAGTAGATGTGAGTGGTGATGGATACATGCAAAACGCTTTAGCATCCTTGATTAAAGAGGGTGAATTAAAACGACATCTTAAAAAGGCAAAGAAAATTTATCACGGACGTATGGATTTTTTAGATGTATTGTTAAGAGAAAAATTAGACAATTATGTCTCTTATACATTGCCTACTGGTGGAATGGCTATTTGGTTAAAAGTAAGGTCAGACTTGCCTGTTGAACAACTTTATTCAAACGTAAAACTTCATATCATCAGAATTGATGAAACACAAAATGCATTTAGATTTGGCTTTGCTTCATTGAATGAAAAAGAATTGGAACAAGCTGTTGATACATTAAGAATAGAATTGCAGAAAATTGAAAGTAAGTGTTTATAA